A region of Crenobacter cavernae DNA encodes the following proteins:
- a CDS encoding dodecin family protein, whose amino-acid sequence MKAASPLRRALHGSIVGAFYAKTMQAFNNLCKKKAMVMSDILKVVEVLAESKTSWEDAAATAVAKAEETIHGIKSIYIKDFEAKVENGKISSYRINAKITFLID is encoded by the coding sequence TTGAAAGCTGCAAGTCCGCTACGCCGTGCCTTGCACGGTTCTATCGTCGGTGCGTTTTACGCCAAAACCATGCAAGCTTTTAATAACTTATGCAAAAAGAAGGCAATGGTCATGTCAGACATACTCAAAGTGGTGGAAGTGCTCGCCGAGTCGAAGACTAGCTGGGAAGACGCGGCAGCCACCGCCGTTGCCAAGGCAGAAGAAACCATTCATGGCATTAAATCCATTTATATCAAGGATTTTGAGGCCAAGGTGGAGAACGGCAAGATTTCCAGTTACAGGATCAACGCAAAGATTACCTTCTTGATCGATTAG
- a CDS encoding glutathione S-transferase family protein, whose product MITLYTWGTPNGRKISIALEELGLAYDVKTVDIGADEQFSPEFLAISPNNKIPALVDTDGPGGKPIGVFESGAILIYLAEKTGKLLPKDGAARFEVLQWLMFQMGGFGPFLGQAHHFNRFAPEAVPYAQKRYNDEAQRLYGVLDAALAGRDFVAGEFSIADIALYPWAARHEWQNVKLADFPNVQRWFDALSARPAFQKGMAVPA is encoded by the coding sequence ATGATCACCCTCTACACCTGGGGCACGCCCAACGGCCGCAAGATTTCCATCGCGCTCGAGGAGCTCGGCCTCGCCTACGACGTGAAGACCGTCGACATCGGCGCCGACGAGCAGTTTTCGCCCGAATTCCTCGCGATCAGCCCGAACAACAAGATTCCGGCGCTGGTCGATACCGACGGTCCGGGTGGCAAGCCCATCGGCGTGTTCGAATCGGGTGCGATCCTGATCTATCTGGCAGAGAAGACCGGCAAGCTGCTGCCGAAAGACGGCGCCGCGCGTTTTGAGGTGCTGCAGTGGCTGATGTTCCAGATGGGCGGCTTCGGGCCGTTTCTGGGCCAGGCGCACCATTTCAACCGCTTCGCGCCGGAGGCCGTTCCTTACGCGCAGAAGCGCTATAACGACGAGGCGCAGCGCCTGTACGGCGTGCTCGATGCGGCGCTGGCGGGCCGCGACTTCGTCGCCGGCGAATTCTCGATCGCCGACATCGCGCTCTACCCGTGGGCGGCGCGCCACGAGTGGCAGAACGTGAAGCTCGCCGACTTCCCTAACGTGCAGCGCTGGTTCGACGCGCTGTCCGCGCGCCCGGCGTTTCAGAAGGGCATGGCCGTGCCGGCGTAA
- a CDS encoding MliC family protein, with protein MKTFALISLLALPAFANDASAPVAGKGLVPFNETYLCKGSRQLTVRYPAYVDAAREPIVLRWRQQNYALTRVQSASGARYVNRQLIWWTKGDKGFLTTRGGRMMARDCLAQ; from the coding sequence ATGAAAACGTTCGCGCTGATCTCGCTCTTGGCGCTGCCGGCCTTCGCGAACGACGCGTCGGCCCCGGTGGCCGGGAAGGGCCTGGTGCCGTTCAACGAGACCTATCTGTGCAAGGGCAGCCGGCAGCTGACGGTGCGCTATCCCGCATATGTCGACGCCGCCCGTGAGCCCATCGTGCTGCGCTGGCGCCAGCAGAACTACGCTTTGACGCGGGTGCAAAGCGCCAGCGGCGCGCGCTACGTCAACCGCCAGCTGATCTGGTGGACCAAGGGCGACAAGGGTTTCCTGACCACGCGCGGCGGCCGCATGATGGCGCGCGACTGCTTGGCACAGTGA
- a CDS encoding Hsp20/alpha crystallin family protein: protein MANQPQFDPGRALANYDPFNVAENMRKLFGGFFLQENWMSPVRWMTNIAQQGMTIDIAENDESYTVLADIPGVKKEDITVEIAGNRITISAETKSGKEERKGDAIIQSERHYGSFFRSFILDKNVDDDKVAAKYTDGVLELTIPKKNGGQGKQISIH from the coding sequence ATGGCGAATCAACCCCAGTTTGATCCCGGTCGTGCTCTTGCCAACTATGACCCGTTCAATGTCGCCGAAAACATGCGAAAGCTGTTCGGAGGTTTCTTTTTGCAAGAGAATTGGATGTCGCCGGTTCGCTGGATGACAAACATAGCCCAGCAGGGAATGACGATCGATATTGCGGAGAACGATGAATCTTATACCGTTCTGGCCGACATTCCCGGTGTGAAGAAGGAGGATATTACAGTCGAGATTGCCGGCAATCGTATCACCATCAGCGCCGAAACGAAAAGTGGGAAAGAGGAAAGAAAAGGAGACGCCATCATTCAAAGCGAACGCCACTATGGCAGTTTCTTCCGCAGTTTCATTCTCGATAAAAATGTCGACGATGACAAGGTGGCCGCCAAATATACCGATGGCGTGCTGGAGTTGACTATCCCGAAGAAAAACGGTGGGCAAGGCAAACAAATCTCTATTCATTAA
- a CDS encoding peroxiredoxin, whose product MTIRIGDEAPDFTAESTEGTIRFHEWIGDGWAILFSHPKDFTPVCTTELGYMAGLKPEFDKRNTKIVGLSVDPVSDHKAWVGDIAETQGHAVNYPLIGDADLTVAKLYDMIHPNASPGPRTAVDNATVRSVFLIGPDKKVKAMLVYPMSAGRNFDEVLRLLDSLQLNAKHTVATPVNWRPGEDVIIPTSVSDEDARKKYPQGFKTLKPYLRVVAQPK is encoded by the coding sequence ATGACAATCCGCATAGGCGACGAAGCGCCCGATTTCACCGCCGAAAGCACCGAAGGCACGATCCGCTTCCACGAATGGATCGGCGACGGCTGGGCCATCCTGTTCTCGCATCCGAAGGACTTCACCCCGGTCTGCACCACCGAACTCGGCTACATGGCCGGGCTCAAGCCGGAATTCGACAAGCGCAACACCAAGATCGTCGGCCTCAGCGTCGACCCGGTCAGCGACCACAAGGCCTGGGTCGGCGACATCGCCGAAACGCAGGGCCACGCGGTCAACTACCCCTTGATCGGCGACGCCGACCTGACGGTCGCCAAGCTCTACGACATGATCCACCCGAACGCCAGCCCCGGCCCGCGCACCGCCGTCGACAACGCGACCGTGCGCTCGGTGTTCCTGATCGGCCCGGACAAGAAGGTCAAGGCGATGCTGGTCTACCCGATGAGCGCCGGCCGCAACTTCGACGAGGTGCTGCGCCTGCTGGATTCGCTGCAGCTGAACGCCAAGCACACCGTCGCGACGCCGGTGAACTGGCGGCCGGGCGAAGACGTGATCATCCCGACATCGGTGTCCGACGAGGATGCGCGGAAGAAATACCCGCAGGGCTTCAAAACGCTGAAACCCTATTTGCGCGTGGTGGCGCAGCCGAAATAG
- the cls gene encoding cardiolipin synthase → MPFGLLDLSLILLLLHLLGVIAAVHAVLTVRTSQGAVAWCVALLTLPYVTLLPYLFLGRRRFADYVAARRFVVERMHEQAGRMGWRPLREMASDLIVNSEHACIRTLSRLAGSPTTGHNRVRLLVDGEATFAAILAAIAAAQRCVIVQFFIVHDDSVGRALQRALIERASEGVKVHFLYDSIGCHALPGRYIATLRKAGVDARAFAATRGMVNRFQVNFRNHRKLVIVDGERAFVGGHNVGDEYLGRRPPLSPWRDTHIELVGPVAAVLQLSFTEDWYAATQTLPTVLLPKKADGGAMLCQAIPSGPTDSLESGSLLFVEAINAARRRVWITSPYFVPDEAVSAALRLAVLRGVEVKVLLPSRPDHRVVFAASTLYAYEAARAGVQLFRYQPGFLHQKVLLIDDDIAIVGSANLDNRSFRLNFELMVATVDAGFAAEVEAMLADDFSHAVAIDPAVLSTLPPWRRVAMGLARLFAPIL, encoded by the coding sequence ATGCCCTTCGGCCTGCTCGACCTCAGCCTCATCCTGCTCTTGCTGCACCTGCTCGGCGTGATCGCCGCGGTGCACGCGGTGCTGACCGTGCGCACCTCGCAGGGCGCGGTCGCCTGGTGCGTCGCGCTCTTGACCCTTCCTTACGTCACGCTGCTGCCCTATCTGTTCCTCGGCCGGCGCCGTTTCGCCGACTACGTCGCCGCGCGCCGCTTCGTCGTGGAGCGCATGCACGAGCAGGCCGGCCGCATGGGCTGGCGCCCCTTGCGCGAGATGGCGTCCGACCTCATCGTCAACTCCGAGCACGCGTGCATCCGCACGCTGTCGCGTCTCGCCGGCTCGCCGACCACCGGCCACAACCGGGTGCGGCTGCTCGTCGACGGCGAGGCGACCTTCGCCGCCATCCTCGCGGCGATCGCCGCGGCGCAGCGCTGCGTGATCGTGCAGTTCTTCATCGTCCACGACGATAGCGTCGGCCGCGCGCTGCAGCGCGCGCTGATCGAGCGCGCGTCGGAAGGGGTCAAGGTCCACTTCCTCTACGACAGCATCGGCTGCCACGCGCTGCCCGGCCGCTACATCGCGACGCTACGCAAGGCCGGGGTCGACGCGCGCGCCTTCGCCGCGACGCGCGGCATGGTCAACCGCTTTCAGGTCAACTTCCGCAACCACAGGAAGCTCGTCATCGTCGACGGCGAGCGCGCCTTCGTCGGCGGCCACAATGTCGGCGACGAATACCTCGGCCGACGTCCGCCCTTGTCGCCGTGGCGCGACACGCATATCGAGCTGGTCGGCCCGGTCGCAGCGGTGCTGCAGCTGAGCTTCACCGAGGACTGGTACGCTGCGACGCAGACGCTGCCGACGGTGCTGCTGCCTAAGAAGGCCGACGGCGGGGCTATGCTGTGCCAGGCGATCCCGAGCGGCCCGACCGATAGCCTGGAGAGCGGCTCTCTCTTGTTCGTAGAGGCGATCAACGCCGCGCGGCGCCGGGTGTGGATCACCAGCCCCTACTTCGTGCCCGACGAGGCGGTGTCGGCCGCGTTGCGGCTGGCGGTGCTGCGCGGCGTCGAGGTGAAGGTGCTGCTGCCGTCGCGGCCCGACCACCGCGTCGTGTTCGCCGCGTCGACGCTGTACGCGTACGAGGCGGCGCGCGCCGGCGTGCAGCTGTTCCGCTACCAGCCGGGTTTCCTGCACCAGAAGGTGCTGCTGATCGACGACGACATCGCCATCGTCGGCAGCGCCAACCTCGACAACCGCTCGTTCCGCCTCAATTTCGAGCTGATGGTCGCGACGGTCGACGCCGGTTTCGCGGCCGAGGTCGAGGCCATGCTCGCCGACGATTTTTCCCACGCGGTCGCGATCGACCCGGCGGTGCTGTCGACCTTGCCGCCGTGGCGACGCGTCGCGATGGGGCTCGCGCGGCTGTTCGCGCCCATCCTCTGA
- a CDS encoding FAD-binding oxidoreductase: MKNVNKTGPAANPQQGDVREVQPFSGLLENEGHVYRNWGLSRSTKPAVYVEPLSYADVQAVVCDTQRFPTPVHPVGSRLSVSSTIVNDGGTMLCTRKLDEILGLEHDETGRHVVRVQAGCRLKKLNMWLQARGVEIPFQAEIGEATVGSAAVGDTKESSLDGPGYFSAHVVALSYVDERGELCTLSADKDGAAFHEFKCSFGLSGIVVECQLEVRTATLCRSEISLAAFESPEELAAGLIRMREESDALLAIVFLHQLAAFFDQRYKAGPGSTTPASSQPACDRFRAAKRLAIQHGFDGVEVPQPKGLVYSRADFVNEYWRPAADERRLDFQYYEHDIARLTRVIVESFEFTKAFEQRTGFAPKGWAAYFVQRPEKDKKPFGLYSGGPGVSFSFDPFSSNPTDPLWQAFAQQYNRLAIHTLGGNASPIQTQWLQPGDVKIPRKLARPRFTTKYYEPFLC, encoded by the coding sequence ATGAAAAACGTCAACAAGACCGGTCCTGCGGCCAATCCGCAGCAGGGCGATGTCCGGGAGGTTCAGCCTTTCAGCGGCCTACTCGAGAATGAAGGCCATGTTTACCGCAATTGGGGGCTGAGCCGCTCGACGAAGCCGGCCGTCTACGTCGAGCCGCTAAGCTACGCCGACGTTCAGGCGGTGGTGTGCGATACGCAGCGTTTCCCGACCCCGGTACACCCGGTCGGCTCGCGGCTCTCGGTGAGCTCCACCATCGTCAATGACGGCGGGACGATGTTGTGTACGCGCAAGCTCGATGAAATCCTGGGGCTCGAACACGACGAGACGGGGCGGCACGTCGTCCGCGTGCAGGCCGGCTGCCGGTTGAAAAAGCTCAATATGTGGCTCCAGGCGCGCGGCGTCGAGATACCGTTCCAGGCGGAGATCGGCGAGGCGACCGTCGGCTCGGCCGCCGTCGGCGACACGAAGGAGTCCTCGCTGGACGGTCCCGGCTATTTTTCCGCGCACGTCGTCGCGCTGAGCTATGTCGACGAGCGCGGCGAGCTGTGCACGCTGTCCGCCGACAAGGACGGAGCGGCGTTCCACGAGTTCAAGTGCTCGTTCGGCCTTTCCGGCATCGTCGTCGAGTGCCAGCTCGAGGTCCGCACGGCCACGCTGTGCCGTTCCGAGATTTCGCTCGCCGCGTTCGAATCGCCGGAGGAGCTCGCCGCGGGATTGATCCGTATGCGCGAAGAGAGCGACGCGCTACTCGCGATCGTGTTTTTGCACCAGCTGGCCGCCTTTTTCGATCAGCGTTACAAGGCCGGTCCCGGCTCGACCACTCCGGCGTCGTCGCAGCCCGCCTGCGACCGGTTCCGCGCCGCCAAACGGCTGGCCATCCAGCACGGCTTCGACGGGGTCGAGGTGCCGCAGCCGAAGGGGCTCGTCTACTCGCGCGCCGACTTCGTCAACGAATACTGGCGTCCGGCGGCCGACGAGCGCCGTCTCGACTTCCAGTACTACGAACACGACATCGCCCGGCTCACCCGTGTGATCGTCGAATCGTTCGAGTTCACCAAGGCCTTCGAACAGAGGACCGGCTTCGCGCCCAAAGGGTGGGCGGCCTATTTCGTGCAACGCCCGGAGAAGGACAAGAAACCCTTCGGCCTCTATTCGGGCGGCCCCGGCGTCTCCTTTTCGTTCGACCCGTTCTCTTCGAACCCGACCGACCCGCTATGGCAAGCGTTCGCGCAGCAGTACAACCGGCTGGCCATTCATACGCTTGGCGGAAATGCTTCGCCGATCCAGACGCAGTGGTTGCAGCCTGGCGACGTGAAGATTCCCAGGAAGCTGGCGCGCCCGCGATTCACGACGAAATACTACGAGCCGTTTCTCTGCTGA
- a CDS encoding NAD-dependent succinate-semialdehyde dehydrogenase: MLQLKRPDLLRNQAFVAGRWVSAAETIAVTNPATGETLAEVPKLGAAETREAVAAAKAAMKEWKTRPAKARAAVLRRWYELLMANQEDLAQILTAEQGKPLSESRGEIAYGASYIEWFAEEAKRVYGDTIPAPQADRRLVVIKQPIGVAAAITPWNFPNAMITRKAAPAFAAGCAMVLRPASQTPLSALALAVLAEEAGIPAGLFSVLTGGSAEIGGELTSNPDVAKLSFTGSTGVGRLLMAQCAGTIKKLSLELGGNAPFVVFDDADLDAAVEGAIASKYRNAGQTCVCANRLYVQAGVYDAFVAKLAVAVAKLKVGRGDEEGVTQGPLIDEKAVRQVEAHIADALENGATLVAGGKRHELGGSFFEPTILSGVTAKMRVAREETFGPMAPVFKFDTEEELIAAANDTEFGLASYFYSRDIGRIWRVAEALEYGMVGINTGLISNEAAPFGGVKQSGLGREGSKYGLDDYLEIKYLCFAGLDR, from the coding sequence ATGCTGCAACTGAAACGCCCCGACCTGCTGCGTAACCAGGCCTTCGTCGCCGGCCGCTGGGTCAGCGCCGCCGAAACCATCGCCGTCACCAACCCGGCCACCGGCGAGACTTTGGCCGAGGTGCCGAAGCTCGGCGCGGCCGAGACGCGCGAGGCGGTCGCCGCCGCGAAGGCCGCGATGAAGGAATGGAAGACCCGCCCGGCCAAGGCGCGCGCCGCGGTGCTGCGCCGCTGGTACGAACTGTTGATGGCGAATCAAGAAGATTTGGCGCAGATCCTTACCGCCGAGCAGGGCAAGCCGCTGTCCGAGTCGCGCGGCGAGATCGCCTACGGCGCGTCGTACATCGAATGGTTCGCCGAGGAGGCCAAGCGCGTGTACGGCGACACCATCCCGGCGCCGCAGGCGGACCGGCGCCTGGTGGTGATCAAGCAGCCGATCGGCGTCGCCGCCGCGATCACGCCGTGGAACTTCCCGAACGCGATGATCACGCGCAAGGCCGCGCCGGCCTTCGCCGCCGGCTGCGCGATGGTGCTGCGCCCCGCGTCGCAGACGCCGCTGTCGGCGCTGGCGCTCGCGGTGCTGGCCGAGGAGGCCGGCATCCCGGCCGGGCTGTTCAGCGTGCTGACCGGCGGCTCTGCCGAGATCGGCGGCGAGCTGACGTCCAATCCGGATGTCGCCAAGCTGTCGTTCACCGGCTCTACCGGGGTCGGCCGGCTGTTGATGGCGCAGTGCGCCGGCACGATCAAGAAGCTGTCGCTGGAGCTGGGCGGCAACGCGCCGTTCGTCGTGTTCGACGATGCCGACCTCGACGCCGCGGTAGAAGGCGCGATCGCGTCCAAGTACCGCAACGCCGGCCAGACCTGCGTGTGCGCCAACCGGCTGTACGTGCAGGCCGGCGTCTACGACGCCTTCGTCGCCAAGCTCGCCGTAGCGGTCGCCAAGCTGAAGGTTGGCCGAGGTGACGAGGAAGGCGTGACGCAGGGCCCGCTGATCGACGAGAAGGCGGTGCGCCAGGTCGAGGCGCACATCGCCGACGCGCTGGAAAACGGTGCGACGCTCGTCGCCGGCGGCAAGCGTCATGAACTCGGCGGCAGCTTCTTCGAGCCGACCATTCTGTCCGGCGTGACCGCCAAGATGCGCGTCGCGCGCGAGGAGACCTTCGGCCCGATGGCGCCGGTGTTCAAGTTCGACACCGAGGAAGAGCTGATCGCTGCCGCCAACGACACCGAGTTCGGCCTGGCCAGCTACTTCTACAGCCGCGACATCGGCCGCATCTGGCGCGTCGCCGAGGCGCTCGAGTACGGCATGGTCGGCATCAACACCGGGCTGATCTCGAACGAAGCGGCGCCGTTCGGCGGCGTCAAGCAGTCGGGCCTCGGCCGCGAGGGCTCGAAGTACGGCCTCGACGACTACCTGGAGATCAAGTACCTGTGCTTCGCCGGGCTCGACCGCTGA
- the gabT gene encoding 4-aminobutyrate--2-oxoglutarate transaminase — MTTQEQWNERRHLATPRGVGLTTQIFAARAQNAEVWDLDGRRYIDFAAGIAVLNTGHLHPKVKAAVAEQLNAFSHTCYQVMPYTGYVELAEKLNARAPISGVKKTMFVTTGAEAVENAVKIARAATDRSAVIAFAGGFHGRTMMGMALTGKVKPYKAGFGPFPGEIFHAPYPNALYGVSVDDAIAGIEHLFKSDVDPLRVAAIILEPVQGEGGFTVCPPEFMQRLRVLADTYGILLIADEIQTGFARTGKLFAMEHYDAEPDLITMAKSLAGGFPLAGVVGRAEVMDAAAPGGLGGTYGGSPIGIAAALAVLDVIDEEKLCERADAIGAKIRATVESVRKDVPSIAEVRGLGAMVAAEFFDNGQPSAEIANAVKARALDAGLILLTCGSYGNVIRFLCPLTIEDDVLDEALAILNTALRG; from the coding sequence ATGACCACGCAAGAGCAATGGAACGAGCGCCGCCACCTCGCCACGCCGCGCGGCGTCGGCCTCACGACGCAGATCTTCGCCGCGCGCGCCCAGAACGCCGAGGTGTGGGACCTCGACGGGCGCCGCTACATCGACTTCGCCGCCGGCATCGCCGTGCTGAACACCGGCCACCTGCACCCTAAGGTGAAGGCGGCGGTCGCCGAGCAGCTGAACGCGTTCTCGCACACCTGCTACCAGGTGATGCCGTACACCGGCTACGTCGAGCTGGCCGAAAAGCTCAACGCACGCGCACCGATCTCGGGCGTGAAGAAGACGATGTTCGTCACCACCGGCGCCGAGGCGGTAGAGAACGCGGTGAAGATCGCGCGCGCCGCGACCGACCGTTCCGCGGTGATCGCGTTCGCCGGCGGCTTCCACGGCCGCACGATGATGGGCATGGCGCTGACCGGCAAGGTCAAGCCGTACAAGGCGGGCTTCGGCCCGTTCCCGGGCGAAATATTCCACGCGCCTTACCCTAACGCGCTGTACGGCGTCAGCGTCGACGACGCGATCGCCGGCATCGAGCACCTGTTCAAGTCCGACGTCGACCCGCTGCGCGTCGCCGCGATCATCCTCGAACCGGTGCAGGGCGAGGGCGGCTTCACCGTCTGCCCGCCCGAGTTCATGCAGCGGCTGCGCGTGCTGGCCGATACCTACGGGATTTTGTTGATCGCCGACGAGATCCAGACCGGCTTCGCGCGCACCGGCAAGCTGTTCGCGATGGAGCACTACGACGCAGAGCCCGACCTGATCACGATGGCCAAGTCGCTGGCCGGCGGCTTCCCGCTCGCCGGCGTGGTCGGCCGCGCCGAGGTGATGGACGCGGCCGCCCCCGGCGGCCTCGGCGGCACCTACGGCGGTAGCCCGATCGGCATCGCCGCCGCGCTGGCCGTACTCGACGTGATCGACGAAGAGAAGCTGTGCGAGCGCGCCGACGCCATCGGCGCGAAGATCCGCGCGACGGTAGAGTCCGTCAGGAAGGACGTGCCGTCCATCGCCGAGGTGCGCGGCCTGGGCGCGATGGTCGCGGCAGAGTTCTTCGACAACGGCCAGCCGTCGGCCGAGATCGCCAACGCGGTCAAGGCGCGCGCGCTCGACGCCGGCCTGATCCTCTTGACCTGCGGCAGCTACGGCAACGTGATCCGCTTCCTGTGCCCGCTGACGATAGAAGACGACGTGCTCGACGAGGCGCTCGCGATCCTGAACACCGCGCTGCGCGGCTGA
- the hemF gene encoding oxygen-dependent coproporphyrinogen oxidase gives MSQPPDTARVKTFLLDLQDRICAALEERDGKARFVEDAWTRVVGGGRSRVLTGGALFEQAGVGFSHVTGDAMPPSATAHRPELAGRRWEAMGVSLVIHPENPYLPTSHANVRFFIAEKEGFDPVWWFGGGFDLTPYYAFEEDVVHWHRVAKNLCEPFGEDVYPKYKKWCDEYFYLKHRDEARGVGGLFFDDLNEGGFETCFAFMQAAGNGFLDAYLPIVDKRKDTPWGERERQFQLYRRGRYVEFNLVFDRGTLFGLQSGGRTESILMSMPPLVRWQYNWQPEPGTPEAELYEKYLPVREWV, from the coding sequence ATGAGCCAGCCCCCCGATACCGCCCGCGTCAAAACCTTCCTGCTGGACCTGCAGGACCGCATCTGCGCCGCGCTAGAGGAACGGGACGGCAAGGCGCGCTTCGTCGAGGACGCGTGGACGCGCGTGGTCGGCGGTGGCCGTTCGCGCGTGCTGACGGGCGGGGCCTTGTTCGAGCAGGCCGGCGTCGGTTTTTCCCATGTCACCGGCGACGCGATGCCGCCGTCGGCGACCGCGCACCGGCCGGAACTCGCCGGAAGACGCTGGGAGGCGATGGGCGTATCGCTCGTCATCCACCCCGAGAACCCGTACCTGCCTACCAGCCACGCCAACGTGCGCTTCTTCATCGCCGAGAAGGAAGGCTTTGATCCGGTGTGGTGGTTCGGCGGCGGCTTCGACCTGACGCCCTACTACGCGTTCGAGGAAGACGTCGTCCACTGGCACAGGGTCGCGAAGAACCTGTGCGAGCCGTTCGGCGAGGACGTCTACCCGAAGTACAAGAAGTGGTGCGACGAGTACTTCTATCTGAAGCATCGCGACGAGGCGCGCGGCGTCGGCGGCCTGTTCTTCGACGACCTGAACGAGGGCGGCTTCGAGACCTGCTTCGCCTTCATGCAGGCGGCCGGCAACGGCTTCCTCGACGCCTACCTGCCCATTGTCGACAAGCGCAAGGACACGCCGTGGGGCGAGCGCGAGCGCCAGTTCCAGCTCTACCGCCGCGGCCGCTACGTCGAATTCAACCTGGTGTTCGACCGCGGCACGCTGTTCGGCCTGCAGTCGGGCGGGCGCACCGAGTCGATCCTGATGTCGATGCCGCCGCTGGTGCGCTGGCAGTACAACTGGCAGCCCGAGCCGGGGACGCCGGAGGCGGAGCTGTATGAGAAGTATTTGCCGGTGAGGGAGTGGGTGTAG
- a CDS encoding NAD(P)/FAD-dependent oxidoreductase, whose amino-acid sequence MFGSLQFAGQEHVDSWYAASAGPFKERASLTESLAADVCVVGAGYTGLSAALELAERGYRVVVLEGARVGWGASGRNGGQVLSDLACGMDLVRDELGQEAAREVWNMTREAVDLVGQRCAKHKIDAELVWGYFHAALKDRQLREQAAWQEDAARHYGYDRFELIGKNRLPEMVNSERYVGGLYEPDAGHIHPLKYALGLARAAEAAGVRIFENSAVTEIVPGATVRVKVGQLEVRAESVVLAGNTYLGKLVPELDKKIMPVGTYIIATEPLGEGRARSLIPKNLAVCDANFVLDYFRFTRDTRMLFGGRVSYTGMTPVGLRETMRRSMLKVFPSLENVKIEYDWGGFVDITMSRAPHFGRVKPNVFFAQGFSGHGVALTGLAGRLMAEAINGEAERFDLFARLSHHSFPGGSLLRTPALLMATSYYRLRDYL is encoded by the coding sequence ATGTTCGGGTCTTTGCAGTTTGCCGGTCAGGAACACGTCGATTCTTGGTACGCCGCCAGCGCCGGCCCGTTCAAGGAGCGCGCGAGCTTGACCGAATCGCTGGCCGCCGACGTCTGTGTCGTCGGCGCCGGCTACACCGGGCTGTCGGCGGCGCTGGAGCTGGCCGAGCGCGGCTACCGCGTGGTGGTGCTCGAAGGCGCGCGCGTCGGCTGGGGCGCGTCGGGCCGCAACGGCGGACAGGTCTTGTCCGACCTCGCGTGCGGCATGGACCTGGTGCGCGACGAACTCGGCCAGGAAGCCGCGCGCGAGGTATGGAACATGACGCGCGAGGCAGTCGACCTCGTCGGCCAACGTTGCGCGAAGCACAAGATCGACGCCGAACTGGTGTGGGGCTATTTCCACGCCGCGCTGAAGGACCGCCAGCTGCGCGAGCAGGCGGCGTGGCAGGAAGACGCGGCGCGCCACTACGGCTACGACCGCTTCGAGCTGATCGGCAAGAATCGCCTGCCCGAGATGGTCAACTCCGAGCGCTACGTCGGCGGCCTGTACGAGCCCGACGCGGGCCACATCCACCCGCTGAAGTACGCGTTGGGATTGGCGCGCGCCGCCGAGGCGGCCGGCGTGCGCATCTTCGAGAACAGCGCGGTCACCGAGATCGTGCCGGGCGCGACGGTGCGCGTGAAGGTCGGCCAGCTCGAGGTGCGCGCCGAGTCGGTCGTGCTCGCCGGCAACACCTACCTGGGCAAGCTGGTGCCCGAGCTCGACAAGAAGATCATGCCGGTCGGCACCTACATCATCGCGACCGAACCGCTGGGCGAGGGCCGCGCGCGCTCGCTGATCCCGAAGAACCTCGCGGTGTGCGACGCCAACTTCGTGCTCGACTACTTCCGCTTCACGCGCGACACGCGGATGCTGTTCGGCGGCCGCGTCAGCTATACCGGCATGACGCCGGTCGGTTTGAGGGAAACGATGCGCCGCAGCATGCTGAAGGTCTTCCCGAGCCTCGAGAACGTGAAGATCGAGTACGACTGGGGCGGCTTCGTCGACATCACGATGAGCCGCGCGCCGCACTTCGGCCGCGTGAAGCCCAACGTCTTCTTCGCGCAAGGGTTTTCGGGCCACGGCGTCGCGCTGACCGGGCTGGCCGGAAGGCTGATGGCCGAGGCGATCAACGGCGAAGCCGAGCGCTTCGACCTGTTCGCGCGCCTGTCGCACCACAGTTTTCCGGGCGGTTCGCTGTTGCGCACCCCGGCGCTGCTGATGGCGACCAGCTATTACCGGCTGCGCGACTACCTTTAA
- a CDS encoding YbhB/YbcL family Raf kinase inhibitor-like protein, with the protein MSLTLTSAAFAANGTIPAHLTCEGRDVSPPLAWSGAPEGTQSFVLIVDDPDAPDPAAPRMTWVHWVLYNLPATTTGLPEDVRALPPGTREGLNDWQKTGYGGPCPPIGTHRYFHKLYALDTVLPDHINRPTKSELMIAMHGHVLAQTELIGTYRKAG; encoded by the coding sequence ATGTCACTCACGCTCACCTCGGCCGCATTCGCCGCGAACGGCACCATCCCGGCGCACCTCACCTGCGAAGGCCGGGACGTCTCGCCGCCGCTGGCCTGGAGCGGCGCGCCGGAGGGCACGCAAAGCTTCGTGCTGATCGTCGACGACCCGGACGCGCCGGACCCCGCCGCCCCCAGGATGACCTGGGTCCACTGGGTGCTCTACAACCTGCCCGCGACCACGACCGGACTGCCCGAGGACGTGCGCGCGCTGCCGCCCGGCACGCGCGAGGGGCTCAACGACTGGCAGAAGACCGGCTACGGCGGACCCTGCCCGCCTATTGGCACCCACCGCTACTTTCACAAGCTGTACGCGCTCGACACCGTGCTGCCCGATCATATCAACCGCCCCACCAAGTCCGAACTGATGATCGCGATGCACGGGCATGTGCTCGCCCAGACCGAGCTGATCGGCACCTACCGCAAGGCGGGCTGA